In Alphaproteobacteria bacterium, a genomic segment contains:
- a CDS encoding TRAP transporter substrate-binding protein, translating into MKSIQSSRRSVLIGSAAMFLAAPAIAQRRPVRLRYAHSQPVGHSTDTAARRFIEIVQTKTNGEATIELFPNNQLGVDRELQTLIETGQLDFTHSNSATMGNFLPQIAVMDLPFTWRSAEHYFRVVDGPFTPALNELLAARTGHRYLGWWYDGFRHVYTRNKAIKSFDDMRGLKIRAPEARVFVDTFRALRANPTPLPFPEIYTALEAGVIDGFEGSNGIVQSSKIYEVAKNRAVTGHIMVGFGLTTGKRFATLPADVQAVCVAAAKDVEASQRASELATEADLVRQMISAGVVESTPDLAPFRAAVEPVHAEFHQRNKTEALRNFINAAAAG; encoded by the coding sequence ATGAAGTCGATCCAGTCTTCGCGCCGCAGTGTCCTGATCGGAAGCGCGGCCATGTTCCTTGCGGCCCCGGCGATCGCGCAGCGCCGTCCGGTCCGCCTGCGCTATGCCCATAGCCAGCCGGTCGGCCATTCGACCGATACCGCGGCGCGCCGCTTCATCGAAATCGTCCAGACGAAGACCAACGGCGAGGCGACGATCGAACTGTTCCCGAACAACCAACTCGGCGTCGATCGCGAGTTGCAGACGCTGATCGAGACGGGACAGCTCGACTTCACGCATTCGAATTCCGCGACCATGGGCAATTTCCTGCCGCAGATCGCGGTGATGGATCTGCCCTTCACCTGGCGCAGCGCCGAGCACTATTTCCGCGTCGTCGACGGTCCGTTCACCCCGGCGCTGAACGAGCTTCTCGCCGCGCGCACGGGGCACCGCTATCTCGGCTGGTGGTACGACGGATTCCGCCACGTCTACACGCGCAACAAGGCGATCAAGTCGTTCGACGATATGCGCGGCCTGAAGATCCGCGCGCCCGAAGCGCGCGTCTTCGTCGATACGTTCCGCGCGCTGCGCGCGAACCCCACGCCGCTGCCGTTCCCCGAAATCTATACGGCGCTGGAAGCGGGCGTGATCGACGGCTTCGAAGGCTCCAACGGCATCGTGCAATCTTCGAAAATCTACGAGGTCGCGAAAAACCGCGCGGTCACCGGCCATATCATGGTCGGTTTCGGTCTGACGACCGGCAAGCGCTTCGCCACATTGCCGGCCGACGTGCAGGCCGTGTGCGTCGCCGCCGCCAAGGACGTCGAAGCTTCGCAGCGCGCTTCCGAGCTCGCGACCGAAGCCGATCTCGTCCGTCAGATGATCTCGGCGGGCGTGGTGGAATCCACTCCCGACCTCGCGCCGTTCCGCGCGGCGGTCGAACCGGTGCATGCCGAGTTCCACCAGCGCAACAAGACCGAGGCGTTGCGCAATTTCATCAACGCAGCCGCGGCCGGCTGA
- a CDS encoding TRAP transporter large permease subunit, with the protein MSGIQAMGRRVDAALVALLHVTMATMLGFALLQVVTRYVFDSPFAWTEELSRLLLIVFALIGSATACRDDKHPRMDDILGGLPAPFRAVAEIVAGAVTVLCLVVLGVHAMRVGARTVSTASVFDLPMSSLYDVMAASCLLIGGYFLGIFAGKRGLAHAALCFTLGLALYFFMAYGPEVKLEGAWGSVALVVALLAFLSIGVAVAFSLIGASIVGLWLDPLANFDILPQRMLGGIDSFLLIAIPFFMLAGELMNRGGVTRRIIGIAHALVAHLRGGIGQVNVVSNFFMAGMSGSSSADCAALGKILIPEMRKNGYDAPFAAATTAASSILANLIPPSINLLIYGSLASVSVGALFLAGVIPGAVLVISLMSVVYFYARRNKVPTAGGFSFRAAGTALRDGLWALGLPLIIVVGIRSGVFTATEAAAVAVAYAGFVAAIVYRSLPPRELPVMSRNTAEDTAAILLIIAASTPFAWMLTVQQVPQTLAGAMGPLIEYPFLLLLAINLLLLLVGLPLEPAPAMVILVPILLPIIKLAGIDPVHFGVLMVFNLFIGALTPPIGNLTFIAAMVAKVKPTAVFKALNQYYAALLVALALISFVPALSLWLPKLLRG; encoded by the coding sequence ATGTCCGGCATCCAGGCGATGGGACGACGGGTCGATGCGGCGCTGGTGGCGCTGCTGCATGTGACGATGGCGACGATGCTCGGCTTCGCATTGTTGCAGGTCGTCACGCGTTACGTGTTCGACAGTCCCTTCGCCTGGACGGAAGAGCTTTCGCGCCTGTTGTTGATCGTCTTTGCGCTGATCGGCTCGGCGACGGCATGCCGCGACGACAAGCATCCGCGGATGGACGACATTCTCGGCGGCTTACCGGCGCCATTCCGCGCCGTGGCGGAGATCGTCGCGGGCGCCGTGACCGTGCTGTGTCTGGTCGTGCTGGGCGTGCATGCGATGCGGGTCGGGGCCCGCACGGTCTCGACCGCGTCGGTCTTCGATCTGCCGATGAGCTCGCTTTACGACGTCATGGCGGCATCCTGTTTGCTGATCGGCGGCTATTTCCTCGGCATCTTCGCGGGCAAGCGCGGCCTTGCGCACGCGGCGCTTTGCTTCACCCTCGGACTCGCGCTCTATTTCTTTATGGCCTATGGGCCGGAAGTGAAGCTCGAAGGCGCTTGGGGCAGCGTGGCCCTCGTCGTCGCCTTGCTCGCCTTTCTTTCCATTGGCGTGGCGGTCGCGTTTTCGCTGATCGGCGCTTCGATCGTCGGGTTGTGGCTCGATCCGCTGGCGAATTTCGACATTCTGCCGCAGCGCATGCTAGGCGGAATCGACTCCTTTTTGCTGATCGCGATCCCGTTCTTCATGCTCGCGGGCGAGCTGATGAACCGGGGCGGCGTCACGCGGCGCATCATCGGCATCGCGCATGCGCTGGTTGCGCATCTGCGCGGCGGCATCGGTCAGGTGAACGTCGTATCGAACTTCTTCATGGCCGGCATGTCGGGCTCGTCCAGCGCGGATTGCGCGGCGCTGGGCAAGATACTGATTCCGGAGATGCGCAAGAACGGTTACGACGCGCCTTTCGCGGCCGCGACGACGGCGGCGTCGTCGATCCTCGCCAATCTGATCCCGCCCTCGATCAATCTGCTGATCTACGGCAGCCTCGCTTCGGTCTCGGTCGGCGCTTTGTTCCTGGCGGGCGTGATCCCCGGCGCGGTGCTCGTGATCTCGCTGATGTCGGTCGTTTATTTCTACGCGCGACGCAACAAGGTTCCCACGGCCGGCGGATTCTCGTTTCGCGCCGCCGGAACCGCATTGCGCGACGGGTTATGGGCGCTGGGCTTGCCGTTGATCATCGTCGTCGGCATCCGCTCGGGCGTCTTCACCGCGACGGAAGCGGCGGCCGTGGCGGTCGCCTATGCCGGCTTCGTGGCCGCGATCGTCTATCGCAGCCTGCCGCCGCGCGAATTGCCGGTCATGTCACGCAATACGGCCGAGGATACGGCCGCGATCTTGCTGATCATCGCGGCGTCGACACCCTTCGCCTGGATGCTGACCGTTCAACAGGTGCCGCAGACCTTGGCCGGCGCGATGGGGCCGCTGATCGAATACCCGTTTCTGCTGCTGCTGGCGATCAACCTGCTGCTATTGCTCGTCGGGCTGCCGCTGGAGCCGGCCCCCGCGATGGTCATTTTGGTGCCGATCCTGCTGCCGATCATCAAGTTGGCGGGGATCGACCCGGTGCATTTCGGCGTGCTGATGGTGTTCAACTTGTTCATCGGTGCGCTGACGCCGCCCATCGGCAATCTCACCTTCATCGCCGCGATGGTGGCGAAGGTGAAGCCGACCGCCGTGTTCAAAGCGCTGAACCAATATTACGCCGCGTTGCTGGTGGCGTTGGCGCTGATCAGCTTCGTGCCGGCTTTGTCGCTGTGGCTGCCGAAGCTGCTGCGCGGGTGA
- a CDS encoding GMC family oxidoreductase N-terminal domain-containing protein encodes MWDYLIIGGGSAGGVLAARLSERADRRVLLIEAGPDVSPMAPPPELRDAYSFRSAFDPQYQWDRLNVHFAAGSTAARHYEQARVLGGGSSINGQQANRGAPADYDEWAQAGATGWDWDHVFPYFRKLERDLDYGGQAHGAMGPIAISRVPRARWPGFSTAVAEGLRQLGWDDIGDQNAVFDDGWFAMAISNDGRDRVSVATAYLDAATRARPNLTILTGVKVRDLIVEGRRVAGCVAGERKYRARETIVCAGALHSPGLLLRSGIGPAAEIAQAGVNPAIDLPGVGRNLLEHPAVSLSAYLTRGARLGETTRRHSQMALRYSSNVADCPPSDMYTVVVAKSAWHPVGRRLGTLFTWINKPFSRGFVRLGTGGTLDVRFEMLSDPRDRVRLKEAIRLMARIFATEPVAAATRIPFASALGKLARLVRNETLMNAAATWPPALVMDGPGVLRDALIRNVLAPGPSLESLLADDAALDAHVGRVVTGGWHPAGTCKMGPANDPEAVVDPATARVHRVGGLSVVDASIMPTLPRANTNIPTIMLAEKMADAIRTRDAA; translated from the coding sequence ATGTGGGATTATCTCATCATCGGCGGCGGATCGGCCGGCGGCGTACTGGCGGCACGCCTCAGCGAACGCGCCGATCGCCGCGTGCTGCTGATCGAAGCGGGGCCGGATGTCTCGCCGATGGCGCCGCCGCCGGAACTGCGCGACGCCTATTCGTTTCGCTCCGCCTTCGATCCGCAATATCAATGGGACCGATTGAACGTCCATTTCGCGGCGGGCTCGACAGCCGCGCGGCATTACGAACAGGCGCGCGTGCTGGGCGGCGGGTCCAGCATCAACGGCCAGCAGGCCAATCGCGGCGCGCCCGCCGATTACGACGAATGGGCGCAAGCGGGGGCGACGGGCTGGGATTGGGATCATGTCTTCCCTTATTTCCGCAAGCTCGAACGCGATCTCGACTATGGCGGCCAAGCGCATGGCGCGATGGGGCCGATCGCGATCAGCCGCGTCCCGCGTGCGCGCTGGCCCGGCTTTTCGACCGCCGTCGCCGAGGGGCTTCGCCAGCTCGGCTGGGACGATATCGGCGATCAGAACGCTGTGTTCGACGATGGCTGGTTCGCGATGGCGATTTCGAACGACGGCCGGGACCGCGTATCCGTCGCGACCGCCTATCTCGACGCGGCGACGCGCGCGCGGCCGAATTTGACGATCCTGACCGGCGTCAAAGTCCGCGATCTGATCGTCGAGGGGCGTCGCGTGGCCGGATGCGTGGCCGGCGAGCGGAAATATCGCGCGCGCGAGACGATCGTTTGTGCGGGCGCGTTGCACAGCCCCGGTCTGTTGCTGCGTTCGGGGATCGGTCCGGCGGCGGAGATCGCGCAGGCCGGCGTGAATCCCGCGATCGATTTGCCGGGGGTGGGGCGCAATCTGCTCGAACATCCGGCGGTATCGCTTTCGGCCTATCTCACGCGCGGGGCGCGCTTGGGCGAAACGACGCGCCGGCATTCGCAGATGGCGTTGCGCTACAGCTCCAACGTCGCCGATTGCCCGCCGTCGGACATGTACACGGTCGTCGTCGCGAAATCGGCCTGGCATCCAGTGGGTCGGCGCCTCGGCACATTGTTCACCTGGATCAACAAGCCGTTCTCGCGCGGATTCGTACGGCTCGGGACGGGCGGCACGCTCGACGTGCGGTTCGAAATGCTTTCCGATCCGCGCGACCGCGTGCGACTGAAGGAAGCGATTCGACTGATGGCGCGGATCTTCGCGACCGAGCCGGTTGCGGCGGCTACGCGCATTCCCTTCGCTTCGGCGCTGGGCAAGCTCGCGCGTCTGGTGCGCAACGAAACGCTGATGAACGCCGCGGCGACCTGGCCGCCGGCCCTCGTCATGGACGGGCCGGGCGTGCTGCGTGACGCGCTGATCCGCAACGTGCTCGCCCCTGGTCCGTCGCTCGAATCACTGCTCGCGGACGATGCGGCACTCGACGCCCATGTCGGGCGCGTGGTTACCGGCGGCTGGCATCCGGCGGGAACCTGCAAGATGGGGCCGGCGAATGACCCCGAAGCGGTCGTCGATCCCGCGACGGCGCGCGTGCATCGCGTGGGGGGCTTGAGCGTCGTCGATGCGTCGATCATGCCCACGCTGCCGCGCGCCAACACGAATATCCCCACGATCATGCTGGCCGAGAAGATGGCCGACGCGATCCGGACGAGGGACGCCGCATGA
- a CDS encoding PLP-dependent aminotransferase family protein encodes MSDAVAELLRRLIADGILVTQTRLPSTRDLAKALAVSPATIAAAYSALVAKGVLHAHVGRGTFVKEGKPAPATPAFVSDAVASDAVWLPPRKPSARQEVVGRWLARARPGVGVNLVGGYGDYRLAPAQEYWKTLERVARDDREYAMQFCPPLGHIEARQAVADFARTRMDIAASVDDVYVGTGAHNFLDLILRCFLEPGDVVACEAATYYGSLDLFALAGIRVVAIPSDEEGIRPDGLANVLHAHRPKLVYLTGTASHPHGRMWSSARRDAIAAVVRRSHVLVVEDGSVAQMRYGDTEAATLKSVDRAGQVIFVCSFSRTIFPGLRIAAAIGAPEIGARLSSTLQSHTRLQGALPQLAFARFLSGDAYAASMRAATAIYRTRRDALIEGLGVEAAGIARPECGFTLWLELRDRLDGNALCQRLSDASIFALPGDVFVAFPDRNAAVRLAFGQNDADTLRETGKRIAAEIAALRRAPENSAATYAATA; translated from the coding sequence TTGAGCGATGCGGTCGCTGAATTGCTCCGGCGTTTGATCGCCGACGGCATTCTCGTGACGCAAACGCGGCTGCCCAGCACACGCGATTTGGCGAAGGCATTGGCGGTCAGCCCGGCGACCATCGCCGCCGCCTACTCCGCTCTCGTGGCCAAAGGCGTGCTTCATGCGCATGTCGGGCGCGGCACGTTCGTCAAAGAAGGCAAGCCCGCCCCCGCCACGCCCGCTTTCGTTTCCGACGCCGTCGCCAGCGACGCGGTGTGGCTGCCGCCGCGCAAACCCAGCGCGCGCCAGGAAGTCGTCGGGCGATGGCTCGCCCGCGCACGCCCGGGCGTGGGCGTCAATCTCGTCGGCGGCTACGGCGATTATCGCCTCGCGCCCGCGCAGGAATATTGGAAGACGCTCGAACGCGTCGCGCGCGACGATCGCGAGTATGCGATGCAGTTCTGCCCGCCGCTCGGCCATATCGAAGCGCGCCAAGCGGTCGCCGATTTCGCGCGCACCCGTATGGATATCGCCGCGTCGGTCGACGACGTCTATGTCGGAACCGGCGCGCATAATTTCCTCGATCTCATTCTGCGCTGCTTTCTGGAGCCGGGCGACGTGGTGGCGTGCGAAGCGGCCACGTATTACGGCTCGCTGGATCTTTTCGCGCTCGCCGGCATTCGCGTCGTCGCGATCCCTTCGGACGAGGAAGGGATCCGCCCCGACGGTCTTGCCAACGTGCTGCATGCACACCGTCCCAAGCTCGTCTATCTCACCGGCACGGCGTCGCATCCCCATGGGCGCATGTGGTCGTCCGCACGGCGCGATGCGATCGCCGCCGTGGTGCGCCGCTCGCATGTGCTGGTGGTCGAGGATGGCTCGGTCGCCCAAATGCGCTATGGCGATACCGAAGCCGCGACGCTCAAAAGCGTCGATCGCGCGGGCCAAGTCATCTTCGTGTGCAGCTTCTCGCGCACGATTTTTCCGGGCCTGCGCATCGCCGCCGCGATCGGGGCGCCCGAAATCGGCGCGCGCCTATCCTCGACGCTGCAATCGCATACGCGCCTGCAAGGCGCTTTGCCGCAACTCGCCTTCGCGCGATTCCTGTCGGGCGACGCCTATGCCGCGTCGATGCGCGCGGCGACCGCCATCTATCGCACGCGGCGCGACGCGCTGATCGAAGGTTTGGGCGTCGAGGCCGCCGGAATTGCGCGCCCCGAATGCGGCTTTACGCTCTGGCTCGAATTGCGCGACCGGTTGGACGGCAACGCGTTGTGTCAGCGCCTGTCCGATGCGTCGATCTTCGCCCTTCCCGGCGACGTCTTCGTCGCCTTTCCCGATCGCAATGCCGCCGTCCGCCTCGCCTTCGGGCAGAACGACGCCGATACGTTGCGCGAGACCGGAAAACGCATCGCGGCGGAAATCGCCGCGTTGCGCCGCGCGCCGGAAAATTCTGCCGCGACCTACGCCGCCACGGCGTGA
- a CDS encoding heme-binding protein — translation MTSLPTKHFLPHTLAKTMLTACEEKARAMGLAMTIAIVDEGGHLIAFSRMDGVHAGTIELAIGKARSSVMFKRPTAKFEESVAAGTIGLLKLPNVLPFAGGVPLLVDGRLIGAVGASGAAAAQDAQVAAVALDLIPA, via the coding sequence ATGACCAGCTTGCCGACGAAACATTTCCTGCCCCACACGCTCGCCAAAACCATGCTCACCGCGTGCGAGGAGAAGGCCCGCGCGATGGGCCTTGCCATGACGATCGCCATCGTCGACGAAGGCGGTCATCTGATCGCGTTTTCCCGCATGGACGGCGTGCATGCCGGCACGATCGAACTCGCGATCGGCAAGGCGCGCTCGTCGGTCATGTTCAAGCGCCCGACCGCGAAGTTCGAAGAATCCGTCGCCGCCGGCACGATCGGGCTGTTGAAGTTGCCCAACGTCCTGCCTTTCGCGGGCGGCGTGCCGCTGCTCGTGGACGGAAGGTTGATCGGTGCCGTCGGCGCAAGCGGTGCCGCCGCCGCGCAAGACGCGCAAGTGGCGGCGGTCGCGCTCGACCTGATCCCGGCTTAG
- a CDS encoding RraA family protein: protein MTIKLADLDWASIAARFKRLYTPAVCDVLDGYELRHQYVHHSIKPLDRRLMIAGPAFTIVGMQNATRDKAKRMGPRVIDSFVPHVVACYDTSGDETTGVWGELWSAGAAKRGCVGAIVDGGIRDTAYIRRAKFPIFHKHTIPGDAIGRFNIVDFDCPVNIGGVRVNPGDYVFGDEDGTVIVPKALILEVLAKAEAVCEKENKIRDAIEDNASLADLYEKYERF, encoded by the coding sequence ATGACCATCAAACTTGCCGATCTCGACTGGGCATCGATCGCCGCGCGCTTCAAGCGCCTCTACACGCCCGCCGTGTGCGACGTGTTGGATGGCTATGAACTTCGCCATCAATACGTCCATCATTCGATCAAGCCGCTCGACCGCAGGCTGATGATCGCGGGCCCCGCCTTCACGATCGTCGGAATGCAGAATGCGACGCGCGACAAGGCCAAGCGCATGGGGCCGCGCGTGATCGACAGTTTCGTGCCGCATGTCGTGGCTTGCTACGACACGTCGGGCGACGAAACGACCGGCGTGTGGGGCGAGTTGTGGAGTGCGGGGGCGGCCAAGCGCGGTTGCGTGGGCGCCATCGTCGATGGCGGCATTCGCGACACGGCCTATATCCGCCGCGCGAAGTTCCCGATCTTCCACAAGCACACGATCCCGGGCGACGCGATCGGACGATTCAACATCGTCGATTTCGATTGCCCGGTGAATATCGGCGGCGTGCGCGTCAATCCCGGCGACTATGTGTTCGGCGACGAGGACGGCACGGTGATCGTTCCCAAGGCGCTCATCCTCGAGGTGCTCGCGAAGGCCGAGGCCGTTTGCGAGAAGGAGAACAAAATCCGCGACGCGATCGAGGACAACGCCTCGCTCGCAGATCTCTACGAAAAATACGAGCGGTTCTAA
- a CDS encoding aldehyde dehydrogenase family protein, translated as MIDENLRARIAHAARGLAIGGKRVPGRATMPSFDPGTGKAFVDVPAGDAADIDAAVAAARTASRGAWAKMAPAERGRILRRAADILRRDAYWIGPIETIDSGKPLKDGIAEANAAAAYFEYYAGAADKIEGDTIPQPGDVMSVTLREAIGVSAQILPSNFPLGTAARGVAPALAAGCAIVAKPSDHTPMTALILADVLDEAGLPPGIYNAVTGRGDEAGAALTHHAGIDQITFTGSLATGRRILAAAARNVVPAAVELGGKSPLVVLADADLDAAAAVTTKQMFTHAGQVCSAPSLLILEKKIAEPLLDKLIARVRALTVDHGLRDGNLGAIASAGQIAHIERMVVAARAAGAELRGGGARPEIAGCPDGLYYAPTILVASDADQPIVREEVFGPVLTVLIASDADEAFALADAGQYGLCASVFTNDLGRAFEFQRSVSAGQIYVNDWHLGGVQAPFGGMKRSGIGRERGLAGLEKYLRLKNVNIRPRALQP; from the coding sequence ATGATCGACGAAAATCTCCGCGCACGGATCGCGCATGCGGCGCGCGGGCTGGCGATCGGCGGCAAGCGCGTGCCGGGGCGGGCGACGATGCCGTCGTTCGATCCGGGTACCGGTAAAGCATTCGTCGATGTGCCCGCCGGCGACGCGGCCGATATCGACGCGGCGGTCGCGGCGGCGCGCACGGCTTCGCGCGGCGCTTGGGCGAAGATGGCGCCCGCCGAGCGCGGACGAATCCTGCGGCGCGCGGCCGATATTCTGCGCCGCGACGCGTACTGGATCGGCCCGATCGAAACGATCGACAGCGGCAAGCCCTTGAAGGACGGCATCGCGGAAGCGAACGCTGCCGCCGCCTATTTCGAGTACTACGCCGGGGCCGCCGACAAGATCGAAGGCGACACGATTCCGCAGCCGGGCGATGTGATGAGCGTCACGTTGCGCGAGGCGATCGGCGTGTCGGCGCAAATCCTGCCGTCGAACTTTCCGCTCGGCACCGCCGCGCGTGGCGTGGCGCCGGCCTTGGCCGCCGGTTGCGCGATCGTGGCCAAGCCGTCGGATCATACGCCGATGACGGCGCTGATTCTCGCCGATGTGCTCGACGAGGCGGGCTTGCCGCCCGGAATCTATAACGCGGTGACGGGGCGGGGCGACGAAGCCGGTGCGGCTTTGACCCATCATGCGGGCATCGATCAGATCACCTTCACCGGCTCGCTGGCGACCGGGCGGCGCATCTTGGCGGCCGCCGCTCGCAATGTCGTGCCGGCGGCGGTGGAACTCGGCGGAAAGTCGCCGCTGGTCGTGCTGGCGGATGCCGATCTCGATGCCGCGGCGGCGGTGACCACGAAGCAGATGTTCACCCATGCGGGCCAAGTCTGCTCGGCGCCGTCGTTGTTGATTCTCGAAAAGAAGATCGCCGAACCGCTGCTCGACAAGTTGATCGCGCGCGTGCGCGCCTTAACCGTCGACCACGGTCTGCGCGACGGCAATCTCGGTGCCATCGCGAGTGCGGGCCAGATCGCGCATATCGAGCGCATGGTCGTCGCGGCGCGCGCGGCGGGCGCGGAGTTGCGGGGCGGCGGTGCGCGGCCCGAGATCGCCGGTTGCCCGGACGGGCTTTATTACGCGCCGACGATCCTGGTCGCGTCGGATGCCGATCAGCCGATCGTGCGCGAGGAGGTTTTCGGCCCCGTCCTGACCGTTTTAATCGCCAGCGATGCCGATGAAGCCTTCGCGCTGGCCGATGCCGGTCAGTACGGGTTGTGCGCGTCGGTCTTCACCAACGATCTTGGCCGCGCCTTCGAATTCCAGCGCAGCGTCTCGGCCGGACAGATCTACGTCAACGACTGGCATCTGGGCGGCGTGCAAGCGCCGTTCGGCGGCATGAAGCGCAGCGGCATCGGCCGCGAACGCGGTCTCGCCGGTCTCGAAAAATATCTCCGCCTCAAGAACGTCAACATCCGCCCTCGGGCGCTCCAACCGTAA
- a CDS encoding FadR family transcriptional regulator gives MKRSIALKPAKPRKPLNAAKLAPLREGGFATPPEGPRKRLYEEIAARIEAHLRARKFKPGDRLPPERELAQQLGVSRPSLREAMIALETAGLIEVLVGSGTFVRALAPEGFKLPWSNAGDAGPGVREQFEARKLVEPELAALAAEHVTKAQIDTMRRAVFEAAAKFAKGELAEAEDYAFHVTLAEASRNTVLAALVRHLWDLRRGEMWFKLRARVVLPEHRMQVIADRREIVEALEVRDGAAARAIMIRYMQRAEKRFFD, from the coding sequence TTGAAACGCTCGATCGCCCTGAAACCAGCCAAACCGCGCAAGCCTCTCAACGCCGCCAAATTGGCGCCGCTGCGCGAGGGCGGATTCGCCACACCGCCGGAAGGCCCGCGCAAACGGCTTTACGAAGAAATCGCGGCGCGCATCGAGGCGCATTTGCGCGCGCGCAAGTTCAAGCCCGGCGATCGGCTGCCGCCCGAACGCGAACTCGCGCAGCAACTCGGCGTCAGCCGCCCGTCGTTGCGCGAGGCGATGATCGCGCTCGAAACGGCGGGGTTGATCGAAGTTCTGGTCGGCAGCGGCACCTTCGTGCGTGCGTTGGCGCCCGAAGGTTTCAAACTGCCGTGGTCGAATGCCGGCGACGCGGGGCCGGGTGTGCGCGAACAGTTCGAAGCGCGTAAACTGGTGGAGCCCGAACTGGCCGCCCTCGCGGCCGAACACGTCACCAAAGCGCAGATCGATACGATGCGCCGCGCGGTGTTCGAAGCGGCGGCGAAATTCGCCAAGGGCGAACTCGCCGAAGCCGAGGACTACGCCTTTCACGTGACGCTCGCCGAAGCCTCGCGCAACACCGTGCTGGCGGCGTTGGTGCGACATTTGTGGGATCTGCGCCGCGGCGAAATGTGGTTCAAGCTGCGCGCGCGCGTCGTGCTGCCCGAACATCGCATGCAGGTGATCGCCGACCGGCGCGAGATCGTCGAGGCGTTGGAGGTGCGCGACGGGGCGGCCGCGCGCGCGATCATGATCCGTTACATGCAGCGGGCCGAGAAGCGATTCTTCGATTGA
- a CDS encoding mandelate racemase — protein sequence MNVNSPARAQVSHNSNQTITDVSVTIFTWKDVPVLRYSDRNPATTGTSELGLVTIKTNDGLEGHSFLGSSIRGAYLDVVSLIRTLKPKLIGADPCAREKIWTDLHTVQRATTMRTIGAVDVALWDLAGKIAGMPVCRMLGTSRDRIPCYASSPTYATIDEYVREAEGAKNAGYRGYKIHPPRLVEDAIAACKAIRKAVGPDFPLMIDTGGIHDFVESVRLGKAVEELGFLWFEDPLAEDDIYNYTKLRQKLTIPLMATEYSPGGFHSYANWIVAQATDYLRGDVAVKGGLTGVLKAATLADAFRMNYEIHHGGNSLNNLAQLHAALSIRNTQCFEVLLPAAAQKYALIEDLEIDAEGCLAAPQGPGLGAKIDFDLIAANKIEVLR from the coding sequence ATGAACGTCAATTCTCCCGCCCGCGCGCAGGTTTCGCACAATTCGAATCAGACGATCACCGACGTCTCGGTCACGATCTTCACTTGGAAGGACGTGCCTGTCTTGCGTTACAGCGACCGCAACCCGGCGACGACGGGAACCAGCGAGCTGGGTCTCGTTACGATCAAAACGAACGATGGCTTGGAAGGTCATTCGTTCTTGGGCTCGTCGATCCGTGGCGCCTATCTCGATGTCGTGTCGCTGATCCGCACATTGAAGCCCAAGCTGATCGGAGCCGACCCTTGCGCGCGCGAGAAAATCTGGACCGATCTGCACACGGTCCAGCGCGCGACGACGATGCGCACGATCGGCGCGGTCGACGTCGCGTTGTGGGACCTTGCGGGCAAGATCGCCGGCATGCCGGTATGCCGGATGCTGGGAACGTCGCGCGACCGTATCCCGTGCTACGCGTCGTCGCCGACCTACGCGACGATCGACGAATATGTCCGCGAGGCGGAAGGGGCGAAGAACGCCGGTTATCGCGGATACAAAATCCATCCGCCGCGCTTGGTCGAAGACGCGATCGCGGCCTGCAAGGCGATCCGCAAGGCCGTCGGCCCCGATTTTCCGCTGATGATCGATACCGGCGGCATCCACGATTTCGTCGAATCGGTTCGGCTGGGTAAGGCGGTCGAGGAACTCGGTTTCCTGTGGTTCGAAGACCCGCTGGCCGAGGACGACATCTACAACTACACCAAGCTGCGCCAGAAGCTGACGATCCCGCTGATGGCGACGGAGTATTCGCCCGGCGGTTTCCACTCCTACGCCAACTGGATCGTCGCGCAGGCGACGGATTATCTGCGCGGCGACGTGGCGGTGAAGGGCGGGCTGACCGGCGTGTTGAAGGCGGCGACGTTGGCCGACGCGTTCCGGATGAATTATGAAATCCATCACGGCGGAAACTCGTTGAATAATCTGGCGCAGCTTCATGCCGCCCTGTCGATCCGCAACACGCAGTGCTTCGAAGTGCTGTTGCCCGCCGCCGCCCAGAAATACGCGCTGATCGAGGATTTGGAGATCGACGCCGAGGGCTGCCTTGCCGCACCGCAAGGACCGGGCCTCGGCGCCAAAATCGACTTCGATTTGATCGCGGCGAATAAGATCGAGGTGCTGCGCTAA